The DNA window TGTAATTTTTGTTTTATCTGGTGTTGGCATTGGAAGCGTCTCAAATTCACCTAGTGCTTTTAGACGAAGATCCGTCATCCAGCTTGGCTCTTGGTGGCCTTCTGAAAAGGAGCGGATATCCTGCTCGGTTAATGCCAATTTCGTTTCAACCGTCATGCTGATTCGTCCCCTTTCTTATGCTTCTTGTCCAACTGTCTCGTCTTCAATTCCTAACTCTTCTTTAATCCAGTCATATCCTTGCGCTTCTAATTTTTGAGCAAGCTCAGGACCACCAGATTTAACAACGCGACCTTGCATCATTACATGTACATGGTCTGGAGTGATGTAGTTAAGAAGGCGTTGGTAGTGAGTGATTACTAGACTTCCAAATCCTTCTCCACGCATTTCGTTGATACCTTTAGAAACTACTTTAAGTGCATCGATATCTAAACCAGAATCGATTTCATCTAAGATAGCGAACTTTGGTTTTAGCATCATTAATTGAAGAATTTCGTTACGCTTTTTCTCTCCGCCAGAGAAGCCTTCATTTAAATAACGTTGCGCCATGTCAAGATCCATTTCTAAGAACTCCATTTTACTGTCTAACTCACGGATGAACTTCATTAATGAAATTTCATCTCCTTCTTCACGACGGGAGTTGATCGCTGAACGTAAGAAGTCTGCATTTGTTACTCCAGTAATTTCGCTTGGATATTGCATAGCTAAAAATAAACCAGCTTGTGCGCGCTCGTCTACTTCCATAGCTAATACATCTTCCCCATCAAGTTCAACAGAACCAGATGTTACTTCATATTTAGGATGACCCATAATAGCAGATGCTAAAGTAGATTTACCAGTACCATTTGGACCCATAACTGCGTGAATTTCATTTGTATTAATTGTTAGATTTACACCTTTTAGAATCTCTTTACCGTCGATTGAAACGTGTAAATCCTTAATAACTAAAGTCGACATTTAATAACCTCCATTAAGTAACTATGAATGTATAACCATTCTAATTTATTATCATTCTAATCTTAACCCAAACTGTATTCCCTTGCAAATCTTTTGAAAAACTTTACCATTTATAATAAAAAACATTCATAGTTATGATTTCTACTGATTTTTCATCTTACATTACTCAAAGAGTAGTAATATCTTACATTTTCAATAAGAGTAATCTAATTGAGAATCGATTTCACTATGAACACAGTGTTAACAGAAAAAATCCATGAAGAAATTTGTCTTCATGGATCTTCCTTTATTATTTTAGCCTCGGTAAGCTTGCGCATCAATTTTTGCAACCATTTGAATACTCTTCTCGTAATCTTTTTGTCGACGCTTTTCAACTTTTAAGCGTAATGCTTGGCTGTTTCGTAATTCGTCGTACCCAAATCCATGTACTCCTCTGAATGCGTGGTCCATTTGTTCTGTGTAAGGTAACTCCTCTGAATTGATAATGAATCAGTCCTTTCGATTTTTAACACTTACACTATAGTACATACCCATGTCATTCCATTATAAACATTTATTTTTCTTTTGAAAATTTATCAACAATAATCGCAAGTGCACTATAAACTCCTAAATAGGTAAAATTCGTAATTGAAAAATATATCCATATAAAAAAGCAAGCATTTTTCAATGCTTGCTTTCCCTCTATCTATAATATTAGTTAACTGGTACTACAGAACCGTTCCACTCAGTAATAATAAAATCTTGAATTTCTTTCGAGTGTAATGCGTCAACTAAAGCTTTGATTTCTTTTTTGTCTTTATCTTCAGCTCGTACAGCAACAATATTTACATATGGTGATTCTTTATCTTCTAATGCGATTGATTCTTCTAATGGGTTGATTCCAGCGTCAATTGCGAAATTAGAGTTAATAAGAACTGCATCGCCTTCTTCATTTTCATAAAGCTGAACAAGTAATGCTGGTTCATAGTTGGCATCAAATTTTAGATTTTTCTTATTTTCTACAACGTCTTTTACTTCAGCTGCTGTTTTATCTATACCCTCCGCAAGTTTAATTAATCCTTTAGCTTCTAATAAAGATAAAACACGCCCATGGTCAGCAACAGAGTTACTCATAATAATTGTAGCCCCTTCAGGTAACTCTTCTAATGACTTGTATTTTTTCGAGTAAACACCGATTGGCTCAATGTGAATTCCACCTGCATTTACAAAATCATACCCATTGTCTTTAATTTGGCCCTCTAAATAAGGAATATGTTGAAAAAAGTTAGCATCTAGGTCTCCAGATTCCAAATCTTTGTTTGGTAATACATAGTCTTGGTAAGTTTCAATTTTAAGTTCAATGCCTTGCTCTTCTAAAATAGGTTTTACTTGTTCTAATATTTCTGCGTGTGGAACGTTAGAAGCTCCAACTACTAATTCGCCGCTTTCTTCATTTCCACAAGCTGCAAGAGTTAATGCACTTACTGATAATAATGCCCCAGCTAAAAACTTTTTCATTTTCATTCTCTCCTTTATATTTCCCCAATTTATATTTGATCGAGTAAACTCGCAAACACCTATTAACGCTTGTCTATTTTGGATGTAATCGCATCGCCAATCCATTGAATAATAAATACAATAATTAAAATTAGTATGGTTGCGACTAATGTAACGTCTTCTCTACTTCTTTGAAACCCATCTAGGAAAGCCAAAGTTCCCAAACCACCAGCACCTATAATTCCTGCCATCGCAGTGTATCCAACAAGTGAAACACAAGTAACTGTTATCCCAGACACTAATGCTGGCATTGATTCTGGCAATAAAACCTTCCATATAATCGTAGACGTTTTAGCCCCCATTGATTTTGCGGCTTCTAAAACGCCTTTATCAATTTCCCTTAAAGCTATTAACACCATACGTGCATAAAATGGTGCTGCCCCTATGACAAGTGCAGGAAATGCTGCATTCGGACCACGCATTGTTCCCACCAACAACTTCGTTAATGGTATAAGTAAAATGATTAATATAATAAAAGGGATAGAGCGGAATATATTTACAATTGCTCCTGTTAACCAGTTTGCCATTTTATTCGCCCATGCTTGATGTGGACTTGTTAAAAATAATAGCAATCCAAGTGCGAGACCAAAGACAGCTGTTAAGATTGTTGATACTCCGGTCATATAAAGTGTTTCAAGTGCTGCTTCCCACA is part of the Psychrobacillus sp. FSL H8-0483 genome and encodes:
- the sufC gene encoding Fe-S cluster assembly ATPase SufC — translated: MSTLVIKDLHVSIDGKEILKGVNLTINTNEIHAVMGPNGTGKSTLASAIMGHPKYEVTSGSVELDGEDVLAMEVDERAQAGLFLAMQYPSEITGVTNADFLRSAINSRREEGDEISLMKFIRELDSKMEFLEMDLDMAQRYLNEGFSGGEKKRNEILQLMMLKPKFAILDEIDSGLDIDALKVVSKGINEMRGEGFGSLVITHYQRLLNYITPDHVHVMMQGRVVKSGGPELAQKLEAQGYDWIKEELGIEDETVGQEA
- a CDS encoding MetQ/NlpA family ABC transporter substrate-binding protein, encoding MKKFLAGALLSVSALTLAACGNEESGELVVGASNVPHAEILEQVKPILEEQGIELKIETYQDYVLPNKDLESGDLDANFFQHIPYLEGQIKDNGYDFVNAGGIHIEPIGVYSKKYKSLEELPEGATIIMSNSVADHGRVLSLLEAKGLIKLAEGIDKTAAEVKDVVENKKNLKFDANYEPALLVQLYENEEGDAVLINSNFAIDAGINPLEESIALEDKESPYVNIVAVRAEDKDKKEIKALVDALHSKEIQDFIITEWNGSVVPVN
- a CDS encoding methionine ABC transporter permease produces the protein MINTLFPNVDWPRMWEAALETLYMTGVSTILTAVFGLALGLLLFLTSPHQAWANKMANWLTGAIVNIFRSIPFIILIILLIPLTKLLVGTMRGPNAAFPALVIGAAPFYARMVLIALREIDKGVLEAAKSMGAKTSTIIWKVLLPESMPALVSGITVTCVSLVGYTAMAGIIGAGGLGTLAFLDGFQRSREDVTLVATILILIIVFIIQWIGDAITSKIDKR